One genomic region from Metallosphaera tengchongensis encodes:
- a CDS encoding ABC transporter ATP-binding protein has protein sequence MSVELRSVTKQYDKLKALDQINLKIEKGEFFVILGPSGSGKTTLLRAVAGLERVDSGNILLEGRDVTEVPPHKREVAMVFQNYALYPHKTVLENIVMPVENQLDKREILRRVEELSSRLKIDALLGRYPSELSGGQQQRAALARALIKRPRVFLMDEPLSNLDAIQRISARKLIREVQRENNVTTLYVTHDQIEAMALADRVAVMNNGKIIQVGTPEEVYSNAESEFVASFFGNPPTSIIDGKIVGLEGKIGVRPEDVEIGDGDLKGQITDVEFWGDRYLVYVYFADEEIRAFHHKRLKIGQEIRFKFKKISGPWNS, from the coding sequence TTGAGCGTAGAGCTCAGATCAGTTACCAAGCAGTATGATAAGTTGAAAGCCCTGGACCAGATAAACCTGAAAATAGAAAAGGGAGAATTTTTTGTGATCTTAGGACCATCTGGATCAGGTAAGACTACCCTGTTGAGAGCTGTAGCAGGACTTGAAAGGGTAGACTCAGGGAACATACTGTTGGAAGGAAGGGACGTTACGGAGGTGCCTCCCCATAAAAGGGAGGTGGCAATGGTGTTCCAAAATTACGCCCTTTATCCTCACAAGACCGTGTTAGAGAACATAGTTATGCCTGTGGAAAATCAGTTAGACAAGAGGGAAATTCTAAGAAGAGTTGAGGAACTGTCTAGTAGACTAAAGATAGATGCCTTATTGGGGAGGTACCCTTCAGAGCTGTCAGGGGGACAACAACAAAGAGCTGCCCTAGCTAGGGCATTGATAAAGAGACCTAGGGTCTTCCTTATGGATGAGCCTCTTTCCAACCTCGACGCCATTCAGAGGATTTCCGCTAGGAAGTTAATCAGAGAAGTGCAGAGGGAGAATAACGTGACTACACTTTACGTGACCCACGACCAGATCGAGGCCATGGCCTTAGCAGACAGGGTTGCCGTCATGAACAACGGGAAAATAATCCAGGTCGGAACTCCAGAAGAGGTTTACTCTAACGCTGAGAGCGAATTCGTGGCCTCATTTTTCGGGAATCCACCCACATCCATAATAGACGGCAAGATCGTAGGTCTTGAGGGTAAGATAGGGGTAAGACCAGAGGACGTGGAAATAGGAGATGGTGATCTAAAGGGTCAAATTACTGATGTGGAATTCTGGGGTGACAGATACCTCGTTTACGTCTACTTCGCCGA
- a CDS encoding ABC transporter substrate-binding protein translates to MKGISGKIVGVVVVVVIIIAAVTVIELNQRPHTSTPSNVTSPTNTTTSTVPPTTSNVTITVVTFSGQSAQFIQYAGQLFHEEHPNVYVQVIQFPFSEYINKELTALEAHSTQYDIIGFTSTSAQRVSPYLLPLNDFNLSGLIGPQEDFGGVIYNVSTGKEETVGVVYETAVYLMAFRNSIFYNQTLAQEFQSQYHVSFNPLTWQNWTDVIMADQFLTSNHVTQYGFLIDDHVSHGIIDAFPAVYGWYYARDSSVSGSTTGGVPGFNIMFTGFIPNGMKFPVTSFNSTAGAMALATYANLVKYEPSPSQLQISYDNLPEFVPQSAGAFLFTSQLSYLNSSVAQDISLSPLPGGYAETGTDFLGVSQYSTHPQIAEQFLQFLVSPQIQELGFLKFGKFPASQQAFQDLINNGSIPPYQREWLNATYHAALNAWANPPNIPPTYISLISDFNSQVYNYLTGQNTNATQVLQTAAEQWMTSVESYYGA, encoded by the coding sequence ATGAAAGGCATTTCTGGTAAGATAGTAGGAGTAGTCGTAGTTGTAGTAATAATCATTGCTGCAGTTACTGTCATTGAACTAAACCAGCGTCCGCACACCTCCACTCCCTCAAATGTCACAAGTCCCACAAACACTACAACCTCTACGGTTCCTCCCACAACGTCGAATGTAACCATTACCGTTGTCACCTTCTCAGGTCAATCTGCTCAATTTATTCAATATGCAGGTCAGTTATTTCACGAGGAACATCCAAACGTATACGTCCAAGTGATTCAGTTTCCATTTAGCGAATATATTAATAAGGAATTAACAGCGCTTGAGGCCCACTCCACCCAGTATGATATCATAGGTTTCACATCGACTTCAGCCCAAAGGGTTTCTCCTTACCTTTTACCTCTCAATGACTTCAACCTGTCCGGGCTGATAGGACCTCAAGAGGACTTCGGAGGAGTAATCTATAACGTGAGCACTGGGAAGGAGGAAACTGTGGGTGTAGTTTACGAGACAGCAGTGTACCTTATGGCCTTTAGGAATTCCATTTTCTATAATCAAACCTTAGCCCAAGAGTTTCAGAGCCAATACCACGTCTCGTTCAACCCGCTGACATGGCAGAACTGGACTGACGTTATAATGGCTGATCAGTTCCTGACTTCCAATCACGTTACTCAATACGGGTTTCTGATAGACGACCACGTATCACACGGGATAATAGACGCCTTCCCTGCTGTATACGGCTGGTATTACGCCAGGGACAGCTCCGTATCAGGAAGTACCACTGGAGGAGTACCTGGCTTCAACATTATGTTCACGGGGTTCATACCAAACGGAATGAAGTTCCCTGTCACATCCTTCAACTCCACCGCTGGGGCTATGGCATTGGCGACCTATGCCAACCTAGTTAAGTACGAACCGTCCCCTTCGCAGCTGCAGATAAGCTACGATAATCTCCCAGAATTTGTTCCACAATCTGCAGGAGCGTTCCTCTTTACCAGTCAACTTTCATATCTCAACTCCTCCGTGGCTCAGGACATCTCCCTCTCTCCTCTCCCTGGTGGATATGCAGAAACTGGAACAGATTTCCTAGGTGTCAGTCAGTATTCAACTCATCCCCAAATTGCAGAGCAGTTCCTACAGTTCCTGGTTTCACCCCAGATCCAGGAGTTAGGATTCCTGAAGTTCGGCAAATTCCCTGCAAGCCAACAGGCATTCCAGGACCTGATAAATAACGGATCAATTCCGCCTTACCAAAGGGAATGGTTGAACGCAACTTATCACGCTGCGTTAAATGCGTGGGCTAATCCACCGAATATACCCCCAACCTACATCTCCCTAATAAGCGACTTCAACAGCCAGGTATATAACTACCTAACTGGGCAGAACACAAACGCTACTCAGGTCCTACAGACAGCTGCTGAACAGTGGATGACCTCAGTCGAAAGTTACTATGGTGCCTGA
- a CDS encoding AAA family ATPase, producing the protein MFLIEFLGLKGGVGRSTLSALLALGLAEKGMRVSLIDLDPLGYSSHLLGVREPNLSHNSTEEIQFQGEINVGRGSVNVLKIFGHVGLWNLLKSLPREEIQQRLEHYLKVTKNTKYVITDKSQFTGNTKIVQDIITESLNQFTKKRLYITDSNSINLELTAKLVNEDIDPFGVIINMVPPFPSAMEKAREVASLFKGLVVVNPFIESLFNVDSLSTDLIPVTIRKLIGFLDSPAPDLLVIMPDME; encoded by the coding sequence ATGTTTTTGATAGAGTTCTTGGGGCTTAAGGGAGGGGTGGGAAGGTCTACCTTGTCTGCTCTTTTGGCACTTGGATTGGCTGAGAAGGGTATGAGGGTATCTCTAATAGATTTGGATCCATTGGGTTATAGTTCCCACCTTTTGGGAGTAAGGGAACCAAATCTGTCCCATAATTCTACGGAGGAAATACAGTTTCAAGGGGAAATAAACGTAGGGAGGGGTAGTGTGAATGTGTTGAAAATCTTCGGTCATGTGGGACTATGGAATTTGCTCAAGAGTCTTCCCAGAGAAGAAATTCAGCAAAGGCTCGAACATTATCTGAAGGTAACTAAGAACACAAAGTACGTAATAACCGATAAGTCACAATTTACTGGAAATACGAAAATAGTTCAGGATATTATAACTGAATCATTAAATCAATTTACAAAGAAGAGACTTTACATTACCGACTCCAACAGCATCAACTTGGAGTTAACAGCGAAATTAGTTAACGAGGACATCGACCCCTTTGGCGTTATTATTAACATGGTTCCTCCTTTTCCATCAGCGATGGAAAAAGCAAGGGAAGTCGCTTCTCTTTTTAAAGGATTAGTAGTAGTAAATCCCTTTATTGAATCCTTGTTTAATGTAGATTCCCTATCAACGGATCTTATCCCTGTTACTATTCGCAAATTGATTGGATTTTTAGATAGTCCCGCCCCTGATCTCCTAGTAATAATGCCCGATATGGAGTAG
- a CDS encoding aldo/keto reductase — translation MQICDKKVSKIGFGTWKIGGGYWSSDSTRDQYWVDLLKYVVEKGINAFDTAEMYGGGHTEELVGRALKDYDQEEVFVITKVWNNHLSYDDVLKSAKASLRRLGLKYIDLYLIHWPSPSVPLRETIRAMEKLVDEGVVRCIGVSNFNVTLVQEAMESTSKYQIMADEIEYSYVKRDPEEELLPYLEKNNINAIAYSPLGRGEITKVKPLLEISSKYKVSTIQVGLNYVSRRALPIPKASTKSHVDDIAGALKWDLTDEDYKFLVNLEI, via the coding sequence ATGCAAATATGTGACAAGAAAGTTTCGAAGATAGGTTTCGGTACGTGGAAAATAGGTGGAGGTTACTGGAGTTCAGATTCAACTCGAGACCAATACTGGGTGGATCTTCTCAAATATGTCGTGGAAAAGGGTATAAACGCCTTTGATACAGCAGAGATGTATGGTGGAGGGCACACCGAAGAACTAGTGGGTAGAGCCTTGAAAGATTATGATCAGGAGGAAGTTTTTGTGATTACTAAGGTATGGAACAATCATCTCTCATACGACGATGTTCTCAAATCCGCAAAGGCAAGTTTAAGGAGGTTAGGGCTGAAGTACATAGACCTCTATCTCATTCACTGGCCTTCCCCCTCTGTACCGTTGAGGGAGACCATAAGGGCAATGGAAAAGCTTGTGGACGAAGGGGTTGTCAGATGTATAGGGGTAAGTAACTTTAACGTTACCTTGGTTCAAGAAGCCATGGAATCCACTTCTAAGTATCAAATTATGGCAGACGAAATAGAGTACAGCTACGTGAAGAGGGATCCGGAGGAGGAACTTTTGCCTTATCTTGAGAAGAACAATATTAACGCAATAGCCTATTCACCGTTGGGGCGAGGCGAGATAACTAAGGTAAAGCCTTTATTGGAGATCTCTAGCAAGTACAAAGTTTCCACAATCCAAGTGGGCCTTAACTACGTTTCGAGAAGGGCATTGCCAATACCTAAGGCCTCAACGAAATCTCACGTTGATGATATAGCAGGGGCTCTCAAGTGGGACCTTACGGATGAGGATTACAAGTTTTTAGTTAATTTGGAGATATAG
- a CDS encoding lactate/malate dehydrogenase family protein translates to MSKVGFIGAGKIGQTIAYSAMVSGAVDEAIIYDIIPELPEKYEHELRHAFATKGIKIEVLGTNSLDDVAGMDMVVISAGKPRKPGMSRRDLFVDNAKIMMDLAQKLPQKNPGAIYLMVANPVDMMASVFMKFSKQFTISAGDQVETMRMRSFIAKKLKVPVTRVDGFVGGEHGEDAVVLWSTVKVNREPVEKYNLNKDEVSDYVKKIPGEIIRVIGGTTWGPGTIIADIIKSVSLGENRVMSIATPKEYEGEIIHVSAPTVVGASIGPSLESLLDEKDRWHLNAAMKDFYEVYKENLKQLEQALKA, encoded by the coding sequence ATGAGCAAGGTAGGTTTTATAGGAGCTGGAAAAATAGGACAGACAATCGCTTATTCTGCCATGGTTAGTGGTGCTGTGGACGAAGCTATAATTTATGATATTATTCCAGAACTTCCAGAGAAGTACGAACATGAGCTTAGGCACGCTTTCGCCACCAAAGGGATTAAGATTGAGGTGCTCGGAACTAACTCCCTTGACGACGTAGCTGGAATGGATATGGTAGTGATATCGGCTGGAAAACCTAGAAAGCCAGGGATGAGTAGGAGAGACCTCTTCGTGGACAACGCCAAAATAATGATGGATCTAGCCCAGAAGTTACCACAGAAGAACCCTGGAGCAATCTACCTAATGGTGGCAAACCCGGTGGACATGATGGCTTCAGTCTTCATGAAGTTCTCTAAACAGTTTACCATAAGTGCGGGCGACCAAGTGGAGACCATGAGAATGAGATCCTTTATCGCTAAAAAATTGAAGGTACCTGTTACCCGGGTGGATGGTTTTGTTGGCGGGGAGCACGGAGAGGACGCTGTTGTACTTTGGAGCACCGTAAAGGTGAACCGAGAACCTGTGGAGAAATACAACCTGAATAAGGATGAGGTAAGCGACTACGTCAAGAAGATCCCAGGTGAAATCATAAGGGTAATTGGAGGGACTACCTGGGGTCCCGGAACTATAATTGCTGACATCATTAAGTCAGTCTCTCTTGGGGAGAACAGGGTAATGAGCATAGCTACTCCCAAGGAATATGAGGGAGAGATAATACACGTGAGTGCCCCCACAGTGGTCGGGGCCAGCATAGGTCCATCTCTTGAGAGCCTCCTTGATGAGAAGGACAGATGGCACTTGAACGCTGCCATGAAGGACTTCTACGAGGTTTACAAAGAGAACCTGAAACAGCTCGAACAGGCCCTAAAGGCTTGA